The DNA sequence CCTGCCACAATTTTCGCTCAAGATCATGTCGCCAAGTTTTATCCTACCGCTTTGCTTAACCGCAACGTGGAGTTTGGATACGAGTACTTGATGGCTGGCAACAGCACCTTGAATTTCACAGCAGCTTTGAAGATTCCAAGTAACGTCAGTAGTATCGTGACTGCCCAGTTCGATGAGCAGCCAGCGACAATTACACAGTTGGAATCCAAAGCGACCGGTTTCAAATTGGGGGCTGAGTATCGCTTTTATCCGGGCGACTATTCACCAGAAGGCTTCTACATTGGACCTTACCTGAACTTCAACCGCAACGCCATTTCTTTCGATAATTTGGGCGTAAATGAGGACATTGTTGATGCCAAGGGAGCTATCACCCATTTTGGAGGTGGTGCGATCATGGGCTACCAATGGATTTTGGGGGATGTCTTCACTTTGGATTGGACATTTTTCGGAATTGGGGTAAACAACTACGGATTGGGTCTGGATATCGAGCCTGTTGAAGGTGAGATTGATCTTGAAGGACTTGCTTCAGACATCACTACCGAGTTTGAGGATTTCCCAATTTTGGGTGATCGTATCGAATCCGAGGTCCAAGGAGACAAAGTACGGACCAAGACTGGGTTCCTCTTTGTACACTTTAGAACACGTCTTGCCTTGGGATACTCCTTCTAAGGAAGTTACATAAGACAATACCAAGAGGTCGTCCTGTTTTGGACGACCTCTTTTTGTTTAATTGTTTTTTGAAAATATTTAACAAATTATGGTCAGATCGACAACTTTCAGTTCGGCAATAGGTTGAAATTGTGCGACTTCTAACCATACTCAAATGAAAATACTCCTCACAGGTGCTACGGGCTACATCGGTCGTCGGCTTTTACCGCTCCTCGTGGAAGAGGGGCATGATGTCTACTGTGCAGTTAGAGACCCTCAGCGCTTAGACTTCGACGTGTCGGCCTATCCCAATGCACACACCGTCCAAGCCGACCTGATGGACTTGGAGAGTCTGGAAGCTTTGCCGTCGGATATTGATGCGGCCTACTACCTCGTACACTCCATGACTGCACAAGATCAGGGATTTGGAACCTTGGAGGAGGTTTGTGCGCGAAACTTCCTGTCCTACCTGAACCGATCTCACGCTAAACAGGTCATCTATCTCAGCGGAATCAGCAATGACCACAATCTCTCTCCGCATCTGAAATCTCGCAAAGTCGTGGAAGACATTTTGGCTAGCGGGGAAGCATCTCTGACGGTACTCAGGGCGGCCATCATCATCGGATCGGGAAGTGCTTCGTTTGAAATTATTCGCGATTTGGTGGAAAAATTGCCGGTCATGGTGGCACCCAAATGGCTCAAAACTCGATGCCAGCCGATCGCCATCAGAAACGTACTCTACTATCTCAATGGAGCGTTGGGGGAAACCCAAATGTATGATGAGACCTTCGACATTGGAGGACCGGATATCATGACCTACAAAGAGATCCTGTTGGCCTATGCCAAAGCCCGTGGATACAACCGCTGGATATTCACCTTGCCGGTATTGACGCCACGACTCTCAAGCTATTGGCTGTACTTCGTCACTTCGACCAGTTACCAATTGGCGCGGCACCTTGTCGATAGTATGCGCAATGAGGTGATCGCCCAAGACAATCGAATCCGAGAAATTCTCCCGACACGACTTATCCCATTTGGGGAAGCGGTGAATCTGGCCTTCCAGAAGATCGAACAACACGCGGTCATTTCATCATGGACAGATGCGATCAATGGAAATATGGACCGCCGAATGCTCAATCAGATTCAGATTCCCAAGCATGGAGTTTTTGTGGATGAGCGAGTGAGGTACTACGATCGTGATCCGCATGAAGTGCTAGAAAATATATGGCACATCGGCGGAAATCGCGGATGGTATGCAGCCAATTTCCTCTGGAAGATCCGTGGGGTCATGGACAAGATGGTGGGAGGTGTTGGTCTGCGAAGAGGTCGGAGATCTGACTCAGAGTTATTTCCTGGGGATGCGTTGGATTTTTGGCGGGTGATCTTGGCAGATCGACAGCAAGGCCGATTGTTGTTGCATGCGGAGATGATCTTGCCGGGAGATGCTTGGCTGGAGTTCCGGATGGGAGAAGATGAGCAAGGGAAGTTTGTGTGCCAACGGGCCACCTTTCGACCCAGAGGTGTGATGGGAAGGCTGTATTGGTACAGTGTACTTCCTTTCCATGAGTTTATCTTCCCGACGATGCTCAAAAATATGATCGAATACCGGGAGACAGGCCAGCTTAAATGGTCTGTGTAGTCTTGATCTTCATGTGCGGCTGATAGGTGCGGCGTAAAGTGCCTGGATGGTCCGAACTTGAGAGGAGTCCCCGAGCGCTGGGCGGCGATATATCGCCCAGTGTTCGGGGACCGAGCTTTGCGAGCCAGAAAGGGACTGACCCGGCGAAGTCCCTGCCAGAAGCTATTCGACCTGCCTAGCACGCCGGGATACGCCCCAATCGACCTCCCAAAACCAAAGGCCCACCTCCATCTAGAAGTGGGCCTTTTTGTGAAGCGAAAGAAGATCTGCGCCTTACTCGGCGGATTGATCCAAGGCTTCGATGATCTCACGAAGAGACTGGCTCGGCGCGATGATATTGTATTCGTCCCAGAAGCTGTCGTTGTATTCACCGGAGAATTTTTCCAGCTCCTGATCCTTCTTAAGGCGTTCTGATTCTGGAATTTCCCCTCCTGGACTGACATCTCTGCTAGTGAATGCCAATTGGCGATTGTACCAATAGGTGCCTTCCATGTGTTTGGGATTCTCTTCCTTGAACTGCTTTTTGCGGGCTTTCTTGATCTTTTTCTTTTCGGCATCGGACATGCCTTCCATAGATTCGTCCTCCTCGTCCCAATCGTTCATCTCGTCCATGAATTTGGTGGGAATTTTGAGCCAGAATCGAGCTTCCTCCTGCGCATAGCTCATGTACCACTTCCCGTTTTCGATCTGGAAGGCCAATCTGCCGGAATGGTCCATCAGGTCGAAATCGAACCCAAACAAGAGCTTGGCCAACGCAAGTGCCGCTCCTGCTCCCGCTCCGACATCATCGATCTGCTTGATGCGGAACTTTTTGCCATTGGTGGAGAAGTGCCAATCGATGGCAGCAAAGGCCCGGGTGGCAGCATCGATGTAGATGACCCCATCATACATCAGTTGGCGCTTTTTGCGGTCTTGCTGGAAGTGAATTTCGTAGACTTCGCGACCTTCGTAGAGGCTCCGGCCGACGAGCTCGTATTCGTAGTATTTGAAATTGGCAGAATCTAGAAAATGCTGGACGATCATCTCCCCGATGACCGGACGCCCTGAAATTTCGTGAGGGCCACCACCGCCCATGGCGAAATCATCGCCAAAGATAGATTGCTTACTGCCTTTGGAACGACCTTTCACCAGACGTACCTGGTTGTTGTTGCGCGCCTCCATACCCAAGGAAGTCTGATAGACATCGAGTACCGCTTCATTGAAGGTCACGTACTGCTCGTTTTCCTGCACAAGCTCCCGATAAAATCCACGGGATAGGGAAGGGGAGTGCTGGTAGTTTTCCTCTACCTTGACCAAGGCTTGTTTGATGAGTTCTTGTGGGGTGAATGGCACGATGAGTACCGAATCAATGGAAAAAGAGGCCGTTTCCATCCGAATGTCCAGCTCCTCGCCAATCCCCATCGGGTCCATCGGCATGAGGATCGGTTCGTATCCGATGTAGGTGATCATGAGCGTATCGCCCTGAATATCCTTGCTTCTGAACCTGAGCAAAAAGTACCCATCGGCGTTGCTGACAGATCCCATCTTGGCATTCACGGCTCTAAGTTGCGCAAATGCGAGGGGTTTACCCGTATTGGCATCGGTAACTTTGCCCGAAAAACTGATCGTTTGAGCTTGGGCCGGAATGGCGGCTAACAGTAAGAAGCCCAAGAGGAAATGGAAGAATCTCATAGCTATCAATAGTTGAGGACAGGTGAGCTCCCGGAACGGTTTTCATTCATTCAAGGAGCAAATTAAATATCTCTATATCAGCTAAAAACGTGCATCTCGCTAGAATCAATATGCCTTTTTTTCTACAGGGCAATTCCTGTTTTCTGCGAAAGGGTCTTTCTATAAACCGAATCTGCTCGTTTTCACTGCTAATAATGAGTGACAAAAGCCTTGAACAGATTCAAGATGAAAACCCGAGCAAAGAGGTTGCTCGGGTTTTACATGTTGGATGGAATTACGTGAATGGTTATTCAGAGTCCCAAGAGACTTTTTTGCGGTTGTCGTCTGGGTTTCGGTCAATCAAGATATTGATCGGATCGATCCCTGCCTTGGTGGGCTTGGCGTCTACTTGGACTTGGATGGAGTGGCTACCTGTCTGAATCTTATGCTTTTTCAGGTACAGGAGGGAGTCTTTTCCTGCCTCAGTTTCCGTGTAGACTCCTACGTCAATCCACTCATCGAATGGAACCTCAGTTTCGGCGCCAAGGCTATCCGCGTGATATTTGGTGGCTTCATATTGAATGTCGACGAGATATCCACCGTCGGGCAATTCTGTGCCGATGACCTCCTTGGTTCGATTTTCATACAAAGTGATCGTCTTGAAAAGGTCGTCGATCAGGTATTGAAGGGAGTCCGGCGTGACTTCTTCGAAGTAATCGAGCAGGATGTCAGTCGTCACATATCGATCTGTCCGCCACGCCCAATCTTCCACGTACTGCTTGAGCGCTTGATTGATCTTGTCGTCTCCAATGTAATCTTGAAGCGCGTACATGACGAGCGATCCTTTGTTGTAGTGGATGTAGCCTTGGCTTTCCACAAGCTCCAGCGGCCGCTCCTTTTTGGATTCAGAAGATCTGCCACGGAGGTAGCGGTCGAGCTCGTGCTCAAGGAACTTCTGCATCAGCTCAGGCCCATATTGCTCTTTCATGACCATGAGCGCAGAATATTGGGACATGGATTCGGAGAGCATGGCATTGCCCCGAACTTGCGCCTCGGTCACTTGGTGGCCCCACCACTGGTGCGCCATTTCGTGGGCAGTCACATAGTAGACCATGTCCACATCATCCTTGCCGATATTCAGCATGAAGCCGATTCCCTCTGAGAAGGGGACGGTATTGGCAAATGACTGCGCAAAGGTCGAATATCGCGGGAATTCCATGATCCGCATTTGACGATACTGGTACGGGCTGAAGTGCTCGCTGTAGTATTTCAGGGAATGCTTCATGGCATTCATCATCCGATCGAGGTTGTACTCGTGACCCTTGTGATAATAAATCTCCAAATCGATCTCCTTGCCATCTGGGAGGTTCATCTTGTCTCGCACGACTTCGTAGCGAGCTGAGATCATGGAGTAGAAGTTGAACATCGGAGCATCCATCTTGTAGTGGTAGTACACCCGATCACCTTCCTCTCGCTTCTCCTGTAGATACCCGGGAGCAATGGCGATTTGGTCGGAAGAAGTACTCATCACGATCTCGAATCGGATATGGTCGGCATCGTCTCCTACTAGATTGATTTTATGACCGACTGAGTCTGCACGTGGTCTCATGCGCTCACGTTCCGGCAGGTCGTGGTCCTTCCGATCATCGTCATTCCCCATTTCGAAGCCGGGATCATATCCAATACCGGGGAAATAGGTGTTGTTGAAGAAGGTCCCATTGTACACGACACTCGTATTGGAGCCCCCTTGTTTGAATCCTACCGTTTTGTACTGAGCCTTGAAATCGAGCTGTAGGCTATCACCCGGCATCATCGGGCGGGACAGTTCGAAGATGGTGTATTGGAAGTCTTCATAGAACGTGTCCACCTCCGCAGCTTTTCCTCCGATGGAATCTAACCAAGTCAGCTCGAACGTCATGTCCTTCATGTCACTCTCGGCGGGTTCCTGAATGTGAAGACGCTCAATGGGTACATCGGTCTTGTTTTTGAGAACATAGACTCCTGTCACATCGAAGCTCCGTTTTTCGGGGAATAGATCCACTTCCAGATTGGTCTCGACAATCCGAGGTTGCGGGATGTCCTGATAGACTTTGAGCTGCTTTTCGTAGTTCGCCTGCAACTCCTTCCGATCGTCTGAATGCACATATTCGTTGAGGACATTGGTATTGTAGAAAACGAAGCTTCCTGTCCCCACAAATACGACAATGGCTGCGAATAAGAAGATCAACAGCGGTCGGGAGAATCTTCTGGTCAATAGCTTGATACGGTCAATGAAATACGTGTCGGTACCTCTCACAGACATCGAAACGGCGATAGCAAAGAGGACCATGCCAAATCCGACGAAGTACAATTCAAACCAAGAGAATGGCGATACATAATGCCCGTAGGAATTCATGTCGGAATAGGTGCCCAAGCCTATCTGGCCGAATCGGAAGAGTCTATGCTCGATCCCGATATTCCCCATGATGATGAAGAAAAACACATACACGAGGATGACTAGGCCATGTCCCAAAAATTTCTGGTTGACGACGCTGTGAATGAACATCGCCATCAGCGTGAAGAGCAGGAGGAATAGCAATTGATCCGTAAACAAACGGCTGATATACAATCCAATCTCAAAACGGAAATAGCCATTCAAGGCCTGAGTCATTATGCCTACGAACATGAGGAGCGTAAGTAGCACGATGTGGACCCCTGCCATTCCGATGAACTTGGCAATGTATCCGGTGAAATTCGAAACGGGCAGCGCATCGAATATCTGGTTCATTTTCAGGTCGCGTTCCCGCCAGATCAATTCGCCTGAGTAAAACACGATGATGATCATGAAGAAGAGATTGAATCCACTCAGATTCTCCAAGATGGTGTAGGTCGTCGGATAGATGTCCGTGCCGTACATCCCAGAAGAGAATGAGGTAGAATTCAGAATGAGGATGAGCAATCCCATGAGTGAGATCGCCATGAATGGCACACTCAGGATGACTTCCCGGAAGTAGATTTTGCTCAAAACCCATACATCCTTCCATTGGATGCCAGTGGCTTTGGATGCGGAAACGGCAGGGATAGAGGCGCGGTCTTTAGTGATTTCCTCCGAGGAGGTCTTTTTCCCAGCTTTGCGCACCTTGGGCCCTTTGGGGAGAATGGAGAATTGCGTGAAGGTTAAGGTCAATGCCGCGATCCCAATCACCATCCAAATCAGACGATTCCACAGGACCATTCCCGACAATTGCACCAACTGGGTGTTTTTCTCAACAGCGGTCCAATATTGCGTCTCCAGATTTACCGTATTCAATCCCATCGGGTCGAGTAAGCCTCCCAAGAATTTGTTCTCCAGATCTCCCACCAATTCCGTGGTGATGAGGAAAGCCACTAGCAGGATGATGCCTTGCACGAATACCCAAGAGAACCGCTTACTCAATGTCCCGCCCATGAAGAACAGGCAACCACTGATGATAGCATTGGGCATTACCCAGAGGAGATAGGGTTGAAGGTAGTTCCATGCTTCGAAAGCCTGAAAGCGATCTGGATCATTGAAGGAATCTAGCGTACCCAGCATCAGCCCAATGGGGATGGAGGAAAGGATCAGGAGGAGGATGGTCAATGACCCGATGAATCTTCCAATGAGGTACTGGTGCTTCTTCAATGGGGTCGTGAACATCAGGGTGATGGTCTTGTGCTCAAAATCTCGAAGCACAGGTACCCCCATCACGGCGGAATTGATCAAAAGCCCGAAGGCCGCCAGTGCCGTCGTGTACATCGTCAGCATGAAGGGCGAATTGGCTTTTACCGGTCCGCCCGAAGTCCCAAACTGGAGAGCTTCCCAATAGATCCCCGCAAATGCAAAGAATCCCAGTAGCAGGAAATAGATCCACGTCGCAGGACGTGTCATCCGATATTTCCATTCGAATTTGATGACATTCCAGATCATGGGCTATGCGTTTTCGGGGGTTGAAACAGAAGCCATGACGGATGTATGGCGCTTGATGGTGGAGAAGTAGACATCCTCCAGATCAGCTTTTACGAGCTCAAATCCTTCCTCAGGCTGAGTATCGGCCAATACGTGGATTTGGGGCTGTCCCGCGATGAGCTTGTTGGAGATGACTTGGAAGTTGTCCTGATAACTCTTCAACTCCTCCTTGGCAATCCGCTTCTCCCAGACTTGTCCGTTGAGTTCCTCAATCGCTTCGAGTGGATTCGCAGTTTTGAGAATCTGACCCTTGTTGATGATGGCCATACTCGTACACAGCTCCTTGACATCCTCTACGATGTGGGTAGACAGAATGACGATGGCTTCTTGGCCCAATTCGGAGAGGAGGTTGTAGAATCGGTTTCGTTCTTCAGGATCGAGACCCGCGGTGGGCTCATCCACGATGATCAATTTGGGATTGGCCAGAAGTGCCTGTGCAATTCCAAACCGTTGCTTCATGCCGCCGGAAAATCCCCCGAGGTTTTTCTTGCGAGCTTCCCAAAGGTTGGTGCGATGAAGGAGGGCTTCTACCACTTCGCGGCGCTGAGTGGCATTGCCGATGCCTTTGAGGACTGCGAGGTGATCGAGCAGCGTCAGGGCATTCACTTTGGGATAGACGCCAAATTCTTGGGGGAGGTATCCGAGGATTTGACGGATTTGTTCAGGTTGGCGGAGTACGTCGATTCCATCGAAATCTACGGAACCCTCATCGGGAGATTGGAGGGTGGCGA is a window from the Pontibacter sp. G13 genome containing:
- a CDS encoding carboxypeptidase-like regulatory domain-containing protein is translated as MRFFHFLLGFLLLAAIPAQAQTISFSGKVTDANTGKPLAFAQLRAVNAKMGSVSNADGYFLLRFRSKDIQGDTLMITYIGYEPILMPMDPMGIGEELDIRMETASFSIDSVLIVPFTPQELIKQALVKVEENYQHSPSLSRGFYRELVQENEQYVTFNEAVLDVYQTSLGMEARNNNQVRLVKGRSKGSKQSIFGDDFAMGGGGPHEISGRPVIGEMIVQHFLDSANFKYYEYELVGRSLYEGREVYEIHFQQDRKKRQLMYDGVIYIDAATRAFAAIDWHFSTNGKKFRIKQIDDVGAGAGAALALAKLLFGFDFDLMDHSGRLAFQIENGKWYMSYAQEEARFWLKIPTKFMDEMNDWDEEDESMEGMSDAEKKKIKKARKKQFKEENPKHMEGTYWYNRQLAFTSRDVSPGGEIPESERLKKDQELEKFSGEYNDSFWDEYNIIAPSQSLREIIEALDQSAE
- a CDS encoding ABC transporter ATP-binding protein, giving the protein MKLVIRNLSKTYPNGVRALDQVDLTISQGMFGLLGPNGAGKSSLMRTIATLQSPDEGSVDFDGIDVLRQPEQIRQILGYLPQEFGVYPKVNALTLLDHLAVLKGIGNATQRREVVEALLHRTNLWEARKKNLGGFSGGMKQRFGIAQALLANPKLIIVDEPTAGLDPEERNRFYNLLSELGQEAIVILSTHIVEDVKELCTSMAIINKGQILKTANPLEAIEELNGQVWEKRIAKEELKSYQDNFQVISNKLIAGQPQIHVLADTQPEEGFELVKADLEDVYFSTIKRHTSVMASVSTPENA
- a CDS encoding DUF3575 domain-containing protein; this encodes MKNFFILCACLIALPATIFAQDHVAKFYPTALLNRNVEFGYEYLMAGNSTLNFTAALKIPSNVSSIVTAQFDEQPATITQLESKATGFKLGAEYRFYPGDYSPEGFYIGPYLNFNRNAISFDNLGVNEDIVDAKGAITHFGGGAIMGYQWILGDVFTLDWTFFGIGVNNYGLGLDIEPVEGEIDLEGLASDITTEFEDFPILGDRIESEVQGDKVRTKTGFLFVHFRTRLALGYSF
- a CDS encoding SDR family oxidoreductase, whose translation is MKILLTGATGYIGRRLLPLLVEEGHDVYCAVRDPQRLDFDVSAYPNAHTVQADLMDLESLEALPSDIDAAYYLVHSMTAQDQGFGTLEEVCARNFLSYLNRSHAKQVIYLSGISNDHNLSPHLKSRKVVEDILASGEASLTVLRAAIIIGSGSASFEIIRDLVEKLPVMVAPKWLKTRCQPIAIRNVLYYLNGALGETQMYDETFDIGGPDIMTYKEILLAYAKARGYNRWIFTLPVLTPRLSSYWLYFVTSTSYQLARHLVDSMRNEVIAQDNRIREILPTRLIPFGEAVNLAFQKIEQHAVISSWTDAINGNMDRRMLNQIQIPKHGVFVDERVRYYDRDPHEVLENIWHIGGNRGWYAANFLWKIRGVMDKMVGGVGLRRGRRSDSELFPGDALDFWRVILADRQQGRLLLHAEMILPGDAWLEFRMGEDEQGKFVCQRATFRPRGVMGRLYWYSVLPFHEFIFPTMLKNMIEYRETGQLKWSV
- a CDS encoding M1 family aminopeptidase, translated to MIWNVIKFEWKYRMTRPATWIYFLLLGFFAFAGIYWEALQFGTSGGPVKANSPFMLTMYTTALAAFGLLINSAVMGVPVLRDFEHKTITLMFTTPLKKHQYLIGRFIGSLTILLLILSSIPIGLMLGTLDSFNDPDRFQAFEAWNYLQPYLLWVMPNAIISGCLFFMGGTLSKRFSWVFVQGIILLVAFLITTELVGDLENKFLGGLLDPMGLNTVNLETQYWTAVEKNTQLVQLSGMVLWNRLIWMVIGIAALTLTFTQFSILPKGPKVRKAGKKTSSEEITKDRASIPAVSASKATGIQWKDVWVLSKIYFREVILSVPFMAISLMGLLILILNSTSFSSGMYGTDIYPTTYTILENLSGFNLFFMIIIVFYSGELIWRERDLKMNQIFDALPVSNFTGYIAKFIGMAGVHIVLLTLLMFVGIMTQALNGYFRFEIGLYISRLFTDQLLFLLLFTLMAMFIHSVVNQKFLGHGLVILVYVFFFIIMGNIGIEHRLFRFGQIGLGTYSDMNSYGHYVSPFSWFELYFVGFGMVLFAIAVSMSVRGTDTYFIDRIKLLTRRFSRPLLIFLFAAIVVFVGTGSFVFYNTNVLNEYVHSDDRKELQANYEKQLKVYQDIPQPRIVETNLEVDLFPEKRSFDVTGVYVLKNKTDVPIERLHIQEPAESDMKDMTFELTWLDSIGGKAAEVDTFYEDFQYTIFELSRPMMPGDSLQLDFKAQYKTVGFKQGGSNTSVVYNGTFFNNTYFPGIGYDPGFEMGNDDDRKDHDLPERERMRPRADSVGHKINLVGDDADHIRFEIVMSTSSDQIAIAPGYLQEKREEGDRVYYHYKMDAPMFNFYSMISARYEVVRDKMNLPDGKEIDLEIYYHKGHEYNLDRMMNAMKHSLKYYSEHFSPYQYRQMRIMEFPRYSTFAQSFANTVPFSEGIGFMLNIGKDDVDMVYYVTAHEMAHQWWGHQVTEAQVRGNAMLSESMSQYSALMVMKEQYGPELMQKFLEHELDRYLRGRSSESKKERPLELVESQGYIHYNKGSLVMYALQDYIGDDKINQALKQYVEDWAWRTDRYVTTDILLDYFEEVTPDSLQYLIDDLFKTITLYENRTKEVIGTELPDGGYLVDIQYEATKYHADSLGAETEVPFDEWIDVGVYTETEAGKDSLLYLKKHKIQTGSHSIQVQVDAKPTKAGIDPINILIDRNPDDNRKKVSWDSE